A genomic window from Luteolibacter sp. LG18 includes:
- a CDS encoding histidine kinase — protein sequence MKLLPPTFACFMGGLPLAHGVEKSTSIELFADHSATARQGSHVTVPHDTATLRFFVKPQSLCVRYKLEGLDADWRQGSDEMFFIVRFLTKEGDPISQEAFLAKGTSRGWKGTVERSEFTLRREIVKVPEGAESMSVVMSSAGPATTVGIFAISGITISSIPMGAEMPVTYLRDSRIPDSDSFIWSKSGTHPSMASTLAMENRGTGSAALVIVDDDIKAHADWVTTLPNPPKIVPGDSLELRWNEVYCTGVGGPFSATYDRLPPGSYRFVAEDLSIAGAPLNSGAMMTVVVPLPFWKNFWFWAASAVVLAILSALYGRRLIRRRINRHLRHSQLIADERLRIARDLHDDLGTRLSHISLLGAYAESNIADGEARVAFGQITAMSRELISALSETVWMLNPKNNQLEALVDFLCRLVSELCRLSAIRCRIDAMSVTENVTISHEFRHNVSLAVKEIVNNALKHSFATEIKMSIQFENKHLKITVTDNGVGITREPNKASLGLENLTQRMASIRGKCVINQHEQEGLEITLEAPIS from the coding sequence GTGAAACTATTGCCACCCACCTTCGCGTGTTTCATGGGAGGCTTGCCTCTGGCTCATGGGGTTGAGAAATCGACTTCCATCGAGTTGTTCGCCGATCACTCGGCGACGGCGCGTCAGGGATCTCATGTCACGGTACCTCATGATACCGCGACCCTCCGGTTTTTCGTGAAGCCGCAATCGCTTTGCGTCCGATACAAACTGGAGGGGTTGGATGCGGACTGGCGGCAAGGATCCGACGAAATGTTCTTCATCGTTCGTTTCCTCACCAAGGAAGGCGACCCGATCTCCCAGGAGGCATTTTTGGCAAAGGGCACGAGCCGTGGCTGGAAAGGCACCGTCGAGCGATCCGAATTCACCCTGAGACGGGAAATCGTCAAGGTCCCCGAAGGCGCGGAGTCCATGTCCGTGGTGATGTCGTCTGCCGGCCCTGCGACCACGGTGGGGATCTTCGCGATTTCGGGAATCACGATTTCGTCGATCCCCATGGGCGCTGAAATGCCCGTCACGTATCTGAGGGACAGCCGCATCCCCGATTCGGATTCCTTCATTTGGAGTAAATCCGGGACCCATCCTTCGATGGCTTCCACCCTTGCGATGGAAAATCGCGGCACCGGATCGGCCGCACTGGTCATCGTGGACGACGATATCAAGGCTCACGCCGACTGGGTCACCACTCTCCCCAACCCGCCCAAGATCGTACCGGGGGACTCCTTGGAACTGCGATGGAACGAAGTCTATTGCACGGGGGTAGGCGGTCCCTTTTCCGCGACCTATGATCGCCTCCCCCCGGGATCCTACCGCTTCGTCGCCGAAGACCTGTCGATCGCGGGAGCGCCGTTGAATTCCGGCGCGATGATGACCGTGGTGGTCCCCCTCCCCTTCTGGAAAAACTTCTGGTTCTGGGCAGCCTCGGCGGTCGTCCTCGCCATCCTCTCGGCGCTATACGGGCGGCGCCTGATCAGAAGACGAATCAACCGCCATCTGCGACACTCCCAATTGATCGCTGACGAACGGCTCCGGATCGCCCGGGACCTTCACGACGATCTCGGCACCCGGCTCTCCCACATCTCCCTCCTGGGCGCATACGCGGAAAGCAACATCGCCGACGGGGAGGCACGGGTCGCTTTCGGCCAGATCACCGCCATGTCCCGCGAGCTCATCAGTGCGCTTTCCGAAACGGTGTGGATGCTCAATCCGAAAAACAATCAGCTCGAAGCCCTCGTGGATTTCCTCTGCCGGTTGGTCAGCGAGCTATGCCGGCTTTCTGCCATCCGCTGCCGGATCGACGCCATGTCGGTGACGGAAAACGTCACGATCAGCCATGAGTTCCGCCACAATGTCAGCCTGGCGGTGAAGGAGATCGTTAACAATGCGCTGAAGCACTCGTTTGCCACTGAGATCAAGATGTCGATCCAGTTTGAGAACAAGCATTTGAAAATCACCGTCACCGACAACGGTGTCGGCATCACCCGGGAGCCGAACAAAGCCAGTCTAGGGCTGGAAAACCTCACCCAGCGAATGGCTTCCATCCGGGGAAAATGCGTCATTAACCAGCATGAGCAAGAGGGGCTGGAAATCACTCTGGAAGCGCCCATTTCCTGA
- a CDS encoding type I phosphomannose isomerase catalytic subunit — translation MAPITFTPLYMDRVWGGRELERVYGRTLPDATTPIGEAWEIVDRDPEQSVVNSGPFAGKSLHELWSHHRGEIFGEGLPDSERFPILIKILDSRDDLSIQVHPPVDKADELGGEPKTEMWVIAAADPGARLYVGLKNGVARSDFEAAIADGTVEKAVHAIAPQPGESIFIPSGRLHAIGAGLLIHEIQQNSDTTYRVFDWNRMGLDGKPRALHVEQSLASIDFEDFEPGMDVPNGDVLAECPYFRTSRHELADGALLANPDPGRFTIVGVVEGALVSTDNRRFVKGDYLLQPKGASPLVAECETVALQVEMPG, via the coding sequence GTGGCACCGATCACTTTCACCCCTCTTTACATGGATCGCGTCTGGGGCGGTCGTGAACTGGAACGCGTCTACGGCCGCACCCTGCCGGACGCCACCACGCCCATCGGGGAAGCATGGGAAATCGTCGACCGCGATCCGGAACAATCCGTGGTGAACTCCGGTCCCTTCGCCGGCAAATCACTGCACGAGCTCTGGAGCCACCACCGCGGGGAGATTTTCGGCGAAGGCCTGCCGGACTCCGAGCGCTTTCCGATCCTGATCAAGATCCTGGATTCCCGCGACGATCTCTCGATCCAGGTTCATCCGCCGGTCGACAAGGCGGACGAACTCGGCGGCGAGCCGAAGACCGAGATGTGGGTGATCGCCGCCGCCGATCCCGGCGCGAGACTCTACGTCGGCCTGAAAAACGGCGTCGCCCGCTCCGATTTCGAAGCCGCCATCGCCGATGGCACCGTCGAGAAAGCCGTCCATGCCATCGCCCCTCAGCCCGGCGAATCGATCTTCATCCCCTCCGGACGCCTCCACGCCATCGGCGCGGGCCTGCTGATCCACGAGATCCAACAGAACTCCGACACCACCTACCGCGTGTTCGATTGGAACCGCATGGGTCTCGATGGCAAACCGCGTGCCCTGCACGTGGAGCAATCGCTGGCGAGCATCGACTTCGAGGACTTCGAGCCTGGCATGGACGTGCCGAATGGCGACGTGCTGGCCGAGTGTCCGTATTTCCGCACCTCCCGCCACGAGCTGGCCGATGGCGCGCTGCTGGCCAATCCGGACCCCGGCCGCTTCACCATCGTCGGCGTGGTGGAAGGCGCGCTCGTCAGCACCGACAACCGCCGTTTCGTGAAGGGCGATTACCTTCTCCAACCCAAGGGGGCGAGTCCCCTCGTGGCGGAGTGTGAAACGGTCGCCCTCCAGGTGGAGATGCCGGGTTGA
- a CDS encoding ROK family protein, with protein MTTNPEDDSRIVMTLDAGGTSFKFSAIRGNKAITQPFAVPSNGDRLDACLATLVGGFERVRESIPEAPVAISFAFPGPADYPRGIIGNLGNLPCFRGGIALGPMLEAKFGIPTFINNDGDLFVYGEAIAGFLPQVNSLLEKAGSPKRYKNLFGVTLGTGFGGGIVRDGELFRGDNICAGEVWLMRSKLHPKTNAEEGACIRAVRRAYGEIAGIPFDLTPDPKTIFDIGNGKVDGNQTAAVEAFRLLGESVGDSMAIALTLLDGLAVVGGGVSGAWPLFLPAIVDELNGSYTSPTGEKFRRLAQSAFNLEDPAQLETFLQGNKREITVPGSPRKLAYDSMPRVGVGMSRLGTSEAVAIGAYAYALSQLS; from the coding sequence ATGACCACGAATCCCGAGGACGATTCACGCATCGTGATGACGCTCGATGCGGGCGGCACGAGCTTCAAATTTTCCGCGATCCGTGGAAACAAGGCGATCACCCAACCGTTTGCCGTCCCATCAAACGGCGACCGCCTCGATGCCTGCCTCGCGACCCTGGTGGGTGGATTCGAACGCGTCCGCGAATCGATACCGGAAGCCCCCGTCGCCATCAGTTTCGCATTTCCCGGTCCGGCGGACTACCCCCGCGGAATCATCGGGAATCTGGGGAACCTCCCGTGCTTCCGTGGAGGCATTGCGCTCGGGCCGATGCTGGAGGCCAAGTTCGGCATCCCCACCTTCATCAACAACGACGGGGATCTCTTCGTTTACGGTGAAGCCATCGCCGGATTCCTGCCACAGGTCAATTCCCTGCTCGAAAAGGCCGGTAGCCCGAAACGCTACAAGAATCTCTTCGGCGTCACACTCGGCACCGGATTCGGCGGAGGGATCGTGCGCGACGGAGAGCTCTTCCGCGGCGACAACATCTGTGCGGGCGAAGTCTGGCTGATGCGCAGCAAACTGCATCCGAAAACCAATGCGGAAGAAGGGGCCTGCATCCGTGCAGTGCGCCGGGCCTACGGCGAAATCGCGGGAATTCCCTTCGATCTAACCCCTGACCCGAAAACCATCTTCGACATCGGAAACGGCAAGGTGGATGGAAACCAAACCGCGGCGGTTGAAGCATTCCGCCTCTTGGGCGAGTCCGTGGGAGATTCGATGGCCATCGCACTGACCCTGCTGGATGGATTGGCCGTGGTGGGCGGCGGCGTTTCCGGAGCTTGGCCGTTATTCCTTCCAGCGATCGTCGATGAATTGAACGGCAGCTACACCAGTCCCACTGGCGAGAAATTCCGCCGGCTCGCTCAATCCGCCTTCAATCTCGAAGACCCGGCGCAGCTCGAAACGTTCCTGCAGGGCAACAAGCGGGAAATCACCGTTCCCGGCAGCCCCCGCAAGCTGGCATACGATTCGATGCCGCGGGTGGGGGTCGGCATGTCGCGCCTCGGCACCAGCGAGGCGGTGGCGATTGGGGCGTATGCTTATGCGCTGTCGCAACTGAGTTGA
- a CDS encoding response regulator transcription factor, with translation MIPSKKNVVVVEDDIRLRHHLIKLLDGPEDITCLCAVSSAEEALEKIPAYRPDVVLMDINLPGISGIDCIRELKKKMPRLEVVMLTAYEEEDNIFRALKEGASGYLLKSSTPEDIYNAIRDVYSGGAPFSSHIARKVAQYFRVERTIEDENEKLTAREKEVLRLLASGYIYKEVADQLEISLETVRTYVKRICLKLHVRSKVEAIIKYRA, from the coding sequence ATGATTCCCTCCAAAAAAAACGTGGTGGTGGTGGAGGATGACATCCGTCTGCGACACCATTTGATCAAGCTCCTTGACGGTCCGGAGGACATCACCTGCCTGTGCGCGGTTTCCTCGGCCGAAGAGGCATTGGAAAAGATCCCGGCTTACCGGCCGGACGTCGTCCTGATGGACATCAATTTGCCGGGAATCTCCGGAATTGATTGCATCCGTGAACTGAAAAAAAAGATGCCCCGCCTGGAGGTCGTCATGCTCACCGCCTACGAAGAGGAGGACAATATCTTCCGGGCGCTGAAAGAAGGCGCCAGCGGGTACCTTCTCAAGTCGAGCACGCCGGAGGACATTTACAACGCGATCCGTGACGTCTACTCAGGAGGCGCTCCTTTTTCCAGCCACATCGCAAGGAAGGTGGCGCAGTACTTCCGGGTGGAAAGGACCATCGAGGACGAGAATGAAAAGCTAACTGCTCGCGAGAAGGAGGTCCTCAGGCTCCTGGCTTCCGGTTACATCTACAAGGAGGTGGCTGATCAACTGGAGATCTCGTTGGAAACGGTCCGGACCTACGTAAAGCGGATCTGCCTCAAACTGCACGTACGCAGTAAAGTCGAGGCCATCATCAAATACCGGGCCTGA
- a CDS encoding insulinase family protein: MQSITPIAMVAVLGASAVYFQASSKNAPPPAPAPAKEAAPAAPADKIPAAPVKPEAAPEAPKAETSKAKPWPQEGSDIAADPKAVFGSLPNGFRYLIYPNAEPPGRVSLRLHIATGSLMEADDQQGLAHFLEHMVFNGSTHYKPDELVPVMQRLGIGFGAHVNAYTSFDQTVYMLDLPELSKDVLDLGFNVLRDFSDGALLSTEEIDKERGVILSEKVSRDSVETRLQEKQFAELLPGSLIANRFPIGKEDVISKAPRERFTDYYSRYYVPSRMTFIVVGDVDPAAMKQRIEESFGSMKDPEKPGKDPDLGPVKSPEGLETAVFTDKEVASTEVSILSVRPFAEEKDTVANRLKHLPLDVAHSMIARRFERLAKKENSPIVDGSASREEVFNHVELGSVGVTVADSRWEEAVPVLEQEFRRAMEHGFTEAELAEAKANLLNAYQQAVKSKVSRKSEDIASEIAKVMPEDEIFTTPETDLEIAKKGLDALSLEACHKALKAFWGDAGLHLTLTTKEAPEGAKTDLAAAYEESRGKPVAPPVGSKVAAFGYTSFGPAGKVVTTKQVADLGITQLVLSNNIRVNLKKTDFEKNSIRMLARIGSGQLSQPVDKPGLGLLASALFGGGGLGKHSVDDLEQILAGRNVGAAISMGEDAFQLSGRTTPEDLALQLQLACATLTDPGFRPEALRQFQKMLPMVEQQLAHTSAGPQTQLEAWLHGGDQRFVMPPVAKLGSYTIDDVKKWVTPDLEKGYLELSIVGDFDEDAIVPAVLNTFGALPKRAAAKPAIDNLRKVKFPNAPAAKNFTFNSKIPSAVAQAIWRTDGMRGNIPEVRRLNILADIYGDRLRQEIREKLGASYSPEAGAGGSDALDKYGYIIGEATAKPEDVDRLGTVMRELADKLAQAGANEDELARAKKPVLASLDKSSRDNSYWLATVLAQSQEDPKRLDLARQRDSDYRSITLKEINTLAKKYLGSANAINVGIKSVE; this comes from the coding sequence ATGCAAAGTATCACGCCGATCGCCATGGTCGCGGTCCTCGGAGCCTCGGCCGTCTATTTCCAGGCCAGCTCGAAAAACGCCCCGCCGCCTGCTCCGGCACCGGCCAAGGAGGCCGCGCCCGCCGCTCCGGCGGACAAGATTCCGGCCGCCCCGGTGAAGCCCGAGGCGGCTCCCGAGGCCCCGAAAGCGGAAACCTCCAAGGCCAAACCGTGGCCGCAGGAGGGCTCCGATATCGCGGCCGATCCCAAGGCGGTTTTCGGCTCCCTGCCGAACGGCTTCCGCTACCTGATCTATCCGAATGCCGAGCCGCCGGGCCGCGTCTCGCTGCGCCTGCACATCGCCACCGGCTCGCTGATGGAGGCGGATGACCAGCAGGGGCTCGCCCATTTCCTGGAGCACATGGTCTTCAACGGCTCGACGCACTACAAGCCGGACGAACTGGTGCCGGTGATGCAGCGCCTCGGCATCGGCTTCGGCGCGCATGTCAACGCCTACACGTCGTTCGACCAGACCGTCTACATGCTGGACCTCCCGGAGTTGTCCAAGGACGTGCTGGACCTTGGTTTCAACGTGCTCCGTGACTTCAGCGATGGCGCGTTGCTGTCCACCGAGGAGATCGACAAGGAGCGCGGCGTGATCCTCTCCGAGAAGGTCAGCCGGGATTCGGTGGAAACCCGCCTCCAGGAGAAACAGTTCGCGGAACTGCTGCCCGGTTCGCTGATCGCCAACCGTTTCCCGATCGGCAAGGAGGACGTCATCTCGAAAGCCCCGCGCGAGCGCTTCACCGATTACTACAGCCGCTACTACGTCCCGTCCCGGATGACGTTCATCGTGGTGGGGGATGTCGATCCGGCCGCGATGAAGCAGCGCATCGAGGAGTCGTTCGGCTCGATGAAGGACCCGGAGAAGCCGGGCAAGGACCCCGACCTCGGTCCGGTGAAGTCGCCGGAGGGTCTGGAAACCGCGGTGTTCACGGACAAGGAGGTGGCCTCCACCGAGGTCTCGATCCTGTCGGTGCGCCCCTTCGCCGAGGAGAAGGACACCGTGGCCAACCGCCTCAAGCACCTGCCGCTCGACGTCGCCCATTCAATGATCGCCCGTCGTTTCGAGCGACTCGCGAAGAAGGAGAACTCTCCGATCGTGGATGGCTCCGCGTCCCGGGAAGAGGTCTTCAACCACGTTGAACTCGGCAGCGTCGGGGTTACCGTCGCGGATTCCCGGTGGGAAGAAGCGGTGCCGGTGTTGGAGCAGGAGTTCCGCCGCGCGATGGAGCACGGGTTCACCGAGGCGGAACTTGCCGAAGCCAAGGCCAACCTCCTCAATGCCTACCAGCAGGCGGTGAAGAGCAAGGTCTCCCGCAAGTCCGAGGACATCGCCAGTGAGATCGCGAAGGTGATGCCGGAGGACGAGATTTTCACCACGCCGGAAACGGATCTGGAGATCGCGAAGAAGGGTCTTGATGCCCTGAGCCTGGAAGCCTGCCACAAGGCGCTGAAGGCATTCTGGGGAGACGCGGGCCTGCATCTGACGCTGACCACCAAGGAGGCTCCGGAGGGCGCGAAGACCGACCTCGCCGCGGCCTACGAGGAATCCCGTGGCAAGCCGGTGGCGCCGCCTGTCGGCTCGAAGGTCGCCGCCTTCGGCTACACCAGCTTCGGCCCGGCTGGAAAGGTCGTGACCACCAAGCAGGTGGCCGATCTCGGCATCACCCAGCTGGTGTTGTCGAACAACATCCGGGTGAATCTCAAGAAGACCGATTTCGAGAAAAACAGCATCCGCATGCTCGCCCGCATCGGCTCCGGCCAGCTCAGCCAGCCGGTGGACAAGCCGGGGCTCGGTCTGCTCGCCAGCGCGCTTTTCGGCGGCGGCGGTCTCGGAAAACATTCGGTGGATGACCTCGAACAGATTCTCGCGGGCCGCAATGTCGGGGCCGCGATCTCGATGGGCGAGGACGCGTTCCAGCTCTCCGGCCGCACCACGCCGGAAGACCTCGCCCTCCAGCTCCAGCTCGCCTGTGCCACGCTGACCGATCCGGGGTTCCGTCCGGAGGCTCTGCGCCAGTTCCAGAAGATGTTGCCGATGGTCGAGCAGCAGCTCGCCCACACCTCGGCCGGCCCGCAGACCCAGCTCGAAGCGTGGCTCCACGGTGGCGACCAGCGGTTCGTGATGCCGCCGGTGGCGAAGCTGGGCAGCTACACGATCGATGACGTGAAGAAGTGGGTCACCCCCGATCTGGAGAAGGGCTATCTCGAATTGAGCATCGTCGGCGATTTCGACGAGGACGCCATCGTGCCCGCCGTGCTGAACACCTTCGGCGCGCTGCCGAAGCGTGCCGCGGCCAAGCCCGCGATCGACAACCTGCGCAAGGTGAAGTTCCCGAATGCCCCGGCGGCCAAGAACTTCACCTTCAACAGCAAGATCCCGAGCGCGGTCGCCCAGGCCATCTGGCGCACCGATGGCATGCGCGGGAACATTCCGGAGGTCCGCCGCCTGAACATCCTGGCGGACATCTACGGCGACCGCCTCCGCCAGGAGATCCGTGAGAAACTCGGGGCGTCCTATAGCCCGGAAGCGGGTGCCGGTGGTTCCGATGCTCTCGACAAATACGGTTACATCATTGGCGAAGCCACCGCGAAGCCGGAGGATGTGGACCGCCTCGGCACCGTGATGCGGGAACTGGCGGACAAGCTCGCTCAGGCCGGTGCGAACGAGGATGAACTCGCGCGCGCCAAGAAGCCGGTGCTGGCCAGCTTGGACAAGTCCTCCCGCGACAACAGCTACTGGCTCGCCACCGTGCTGGCCCAATCGCAGGAAGATCCGAAGCGCCTCGACCTGGCCCGTCAGCGTGACAGCGACTACCGCTCGATCACGCTCAAGGAAATCAACACGCTGGCGAAGAAGTACCTCGGGTCCGCCAACGCGATCAACGTCGGCATCAAGTCGGTGGAGTAA
- a CDS encoding family 78 glycoside hydrolase catalytic domain: protein MFPRPLLFSVLLTSIAAAADRSPVVEVTDKPAKVENLGGGRFFVDFGEETFGNIRITSKDVPSGTKVRVHMGEKLSAPQTIDRKPGPSIRYQTQELALSPGVAASPALKWAPPDWMKEGWLELQKGAGQVMPFRYVELENMPASFTAEQIQRVSLQVPFDENAAAFTSSSPELNAVWNLCKHSVKATSFMGLYVDGDRERKPYEADALINQLSHYCLDARYDTGRLTHEYLLEKPTWPTEWRLQSVILAWHDYLWSGDDTSLKKHYNELVGRAMVQQRTPEGLFQGWNKGDIRDIVDWPAVERDGYDMNPPVKTVVTAFHYRAVVLLAEIAGQLGKREDAAKFKAMAEASYKAVNDTLWDETKGCYVDGFDPATKNRSGHASSHANFFPLALGLVPAERMPRVAAFLKSRGMVCSVYGAQFLLEALYDSGEAETALSLLTSNGLRSWRNMSEKVGATITLEAWDPSLKPNLDWNHAWATAPSNVIPRKLMGIDPLEPGFKRFQVKPQTAGLKEAKVKLPTPKGAIVLDITGTSAADWKAKIVVPAGTAAEFECPFAGQPVVTGSANKTPSRVLRQEKGRSVVGLPPGTWVLALK from the coding sequence ATGTTCCCACGCCCTCTCTTGTTCTCCGTCCTCCTGACGTCCATCGCCGCCGCCGCCGACCGCAGTCCGGTGGTGGAGGTGACCGACAAGCCCGCGAAGGTGGAGAACCTCGGCGGCGGGCGCTTTTTCGTGGATTTCGGCGAGGAGACCTTCGGTAACATCCGCATCACCTCAAAGGATGTGCCGTCCGGCACCAAGGTCCGGGTGCACATGGGCGAAAAATTGTCCGCGCCGCAGACGATCGACCGCAAGCCGGGACCGTCCATCCGTTACCAGACCCAGGAGCTGGCCCTGTCCCCGGGCGTGGCCGCCTCTCCGGCGCTGAAGTGGGCGCCGCCGGATTGGATGAAGGAAGGCTGGCTGGAGCTTCAGAAGGGAGCGGGGCAGGTGATGCCATTCCGTTACGTCGAACTGGAAAACATGCCCGCCTCCTTCACCGCGGAGCAGATCCAGCGGGTGTCGTTGCAGGTGCCGTTCGATGAAAACGCCGCCGCGTTCACCTCCTCGAGCCCCGAGCTCAACGCGGTCTGGAACCTGTGCAAGCACAGCGTGAAGGCCACCAGTTTCATGGGCCTCTATGTGGATGGCGACCGCGAGCGGAAACCCTACGAGGCGGACGCGCTGATCAACCAGCTCTCCCACTACTGTCTCGATGCCCGCTACGACACCGGTCGCCTGACCCACGAGTATCTCTTGGAAAAGCCGACCTGGCCCACCGAGTGGCGGCTGCAATCGGTGATCCTCGCGTGGCACGATTACCTGTGGTCCGGCGACGATACCTCGCTCAAAAAGCACTACAACGAGCTGGTGGGCCGCGCGATGGTCCAGCAACGTACGCCCGAGGGACTGTTCCAAGGATGGAACAAGGGAGACATCCGCGACATCGTGGATTGGCCCGCCGTTGAGCGCGATGGCTACGACATGAATCCGCCGGTTAAGACGGTGGTGACCGCTTTCCACTACCGCGCCGTGGTGCTGCTGGCGGAGATCGCCGGGCAGCTCGGGAAGCGTGAGGACGCGGCGAAGTTCAAAGCGATGGCCGAGGCCAGCTACAAGGCGGTGAACGACACGCTATGGGACGAAACGAAGGGCTGCTACGTCGATGGCTTCGACCCCGCGACCAAGAACCGCAGCGGCCATGCCTCCTCACACGCGAACTTCTTCCCGCTCGCGCTCGGCCTGGTGCCCGCCGAGCGGATGCCGCGGGTGGCGGCGTTTTTGAAATCCCGCGGCATGGTGTGCAGCGTTTACGGCGCGCAGTTTCTCCTGGAGGCACTTTACGATTCAGGCGAGGCGGAAACGGCGCTGTCCCTGCTCACTTCGAACGGCCTGCGTTCGTGGCGGAACATGTCCGAGAAGGTCGGAGCGACGATCACGCTGGAAGCCTGGGACCCCTCGCTGAAGCCGAATCTCGATTGGAACCACGCCTGGGCCACCGCGCCGTCCAATGTCATCCCGCGCAAGCTGATGGGCATCGATCCGCTCGAGCCCGGCTTCAAACGCTTCCAGGTGAAGCCGCAGACGGCGGGGCTGAAGGAGGCGAAGGTGAAGCTGCCGACGCCGAAGGGCGCGATCGTCTTGGACATCACCGGCACCAGCGCCGCGGATTGGAAGGCGAAGATCGTGGTGCCCGCGGGCACGGCCGCGGAGTTCGAGTGCCCGTTCGCCGGACAACCGGTGGTGACCGGCAGCGCGAACAAAACCCCGTCCCGGGTGCTGCGTCAGGAGAAGGGGCGTTCGGTGGTCGGGCTGCCGCCGGGAACCTGGGTGCTCGCCCTGAAGTAA
- a CDS encoding sugar MFS transporter — protein sequence MTPAPARSNNHFAFMAVSALFFMWGFISCMNDLLIPKFKADFNLTQFQANLVQFAFFGAYFLVSLAYFLISASKGDPINKIGYKNGLVLGLVISGIGCLLFYPAAETKLYPLFLGALIVLGSGITLIQIAANPYVTILGPEETGPSRLNLSQGLNSLGYVITPLIGGILLFGSKEIYTSSGGVDAVKVPYVGLGGAFLLLAGIFKVISLPVFKQEGKVETGVKVFRHKHFVWGCLAIFFYVGSEVTVGSILINYLKDPGVMGMSEDTSAKFLSFYWGGTMIGRLMGAISLSNIQQSRKYPFMALAAIGATAVIFANATFKENLTHGHYIDPKTILPYIGVVVMSFLFFVLGRSNPGKMVGLFALVAVGLTCFSMSTKGELALWSIIGIGLFNSIMWSNIFSLSIRGLGKDTSQGSSLLVMMIVGGAIMPLIQGALMDNFGVRTSLGVVLIGYLYLAYFGFFGARADEQAPVAEAQVSGGH from the coding sequence ATGACCCCTGCTCCCGCCCGATCCAACAATCACTTCGCCTTCATGGCCGTCTCCGCCCTGTTCTTCATGTGGGGCTTCATTTCCTGCATGAACGACCTGCTGATTCCCAAGTTCAAGGCGGACTTCAATCTCACCCAGTTCCAAGCGAACCTCGTTCAATTCGCGTTCTTCGGAGCCTACTTCCTGGTTTCGCTCGCCTACTTTCTGATCTCCGCGTCGAAAGGCGACCCGATCAACAAAATTGGCTACAAAAACGGCTTGGTCCTCGGCTTGGTGATCTCAGGCATCGGCTGCTTGTTGTTCTACCCTGCCGCGGAAACCAAATTGTATCCGCTGTTCCTCGGCGCGTTGATCGTCCTCGGCTCGGGCATCACGCTCATTCAAATCGCCGCGAATCCCTACGTGACCATCCTTGGCCCCGAGGAAACCGGCCCGTCGCGCCTGAATCTCTCCCAGGGCCTCAACTCCCTCGGCTACGTGATCACACCGCTGATCGGCGGTATCCTGCTATTCGGCTCCAAGGAAATTTATACCAGCAGCGGCGGTGTGGACGCGGTGAAGGTTCCTTACGTAGGCCTGGGCGGAGCATTCCTGCTGCTCGCCGGTATTTTCAAAGTCATCTCGCTGCCGGTCTTCAAACAGGAAGGCAAAGTCGAGACCGGTGTGAAAGTCTTCCGCCACAAGCATTTCGTATGGGGCTGCCTTGCGATTTTCTTCTATGTCGGCAGCGAAGTCACCGTCGGCAGCATCCTGATCAATTATCTCAAGGACCCTGGTGTGATGGGCATGTCCGAGGACACCTCCGCGAAGTTCCTCTCCTTCTACTGGGGCGGCACCATGATCGGCCGCCTGATGGGCGCGATCTCCCTCAGCAACATCCAGCAGTCCCGCAAATACCCCTTCATGGCGTTGGCAGCGATCGGCGCGACGGCCGTGATTTTCGCGAATGCCACCTTCAAGGAAAACCTCACCCACGGGCATTACATCGATCCGAAGACGATCCTGCCGTACATCGGCGTGGTGGTGATGAGCTTCCTGTTCTTCGTGCTGGGCCGTTCCAATCCCGGGAAAATGGTGGGGCTTTTCGCGCTCGTGGCGGTGGGGCTAACCTGCTTCTCGATGAGCACCAAGGGTGAACTCGCCCTGTGGTCCATCATCGGCATCGGCCTCTTCAACTCGATCATGTGGTCCAACATCTTCAGCCTTTCGATCCGCGGCCTGGGCAAGGACACCAGCCAAGGCAGCTCGCTGCTCGTCATGATGATTGTCGGCGGAGCCATCATGCCGCTGATCCAGGGCGCGTTGATGGATAACTTCGGTGTCCGAACCTCGCTGGGCGTCGTGCTTATCGGCTATCTCTATCTCGCGTACTTCGGATTCTTCGGCGCTCGCGCGGACGAGCAGGCTCCCGTCGCCGAAGCCCAGGTCAGCGGCGGCCATTGA